One segment of Salvia splendens isolate huo1 chromosome 20, SspV2, whole genome shotgun sequence DNA contains the following:
- the LOC121782375 gene encoding aspartic proteinase 36-like, translated as MDSGKRCFLLFWALLILAEVVAGNLVFQVHHKYGGRGEGAATLGALRAHDSRRHGRMLSAVDFQLGGDGSPTSAALYYTKITIGSPPVDYHVQVDTGSDILWVNCHNCDRCPTKSDLHIELKQYDLAASSSGKVVTCDQDFCDAAFNSPNANCQTGMNCEYSVSYGDGSRTEGYFVRDNFRFDQVTGNLQTSSMNGSIAFGCSAKQSGELGSSSEAVDGIVGFGQANTSILSQLASSKKVRKIFSHCLDGSKGGGIFAIGEVVQPNVNRTPLVQNEPHYNVNLKSVEVGGQFLNLPTDLFDTGSSKGTIIDSGTTLAYLPSEVYQQLLDRMMAQHPDLQTHIVEQQFKCFVFSGNVNDGFPVVNFHFENSLVLPVHPSNYLFKIGETEYCIGWQNSGMQTKDGREITLLGDIVLSDKLVLYDLENQTIGWTQYNCSSSIKVRDEATGNVYTVGAHDISSAYNVSEANFIAILLFLSVLCKLIE; from the exons ATGGATTCCGGGAAAAGGTGCTTCCTTTTGTTCTGGGCTTTGCTGATTTTGGCAGAGGTGGTTGCCGGCAATCTGGTGTTTCAAGTTCACCACAAATACGGCGGCCGCGGCGAGGGGGCGGCAACGCTGGGGGCGCTCAGAGCCCACGACTCGCGGCGCCACGGCAGAATGCTTTCCGCCGTTGATTTTCAGCTCGGCGGCGATGGTTCCCCCACTAGCGCTGC GCTGTATTACACCAAAATTACTATCGGGTCTCCTCCAGTTGACTATCATGTCCAAGTAGATACAGGAAGTGATATTTTATGGGTGAATTGTCACAATTGCGACAGGTGTCCAACTAAAAGTGATCTACAT ATAGAATTAAAGCAGTATGACTTGGCGGCTTCCTCCAGTGGAAAGGTGGTCACTTGTGATCAAGATTTCTGTGACGCTGCATTCAATAGCCCAAATGCAAATTGCCAGACTGGTATGAACTGCGAATATTCTGTTAGTTATGGAGATGGGAGCAGGACTGAGGGATACTTTGTCAGGGACAATTTTAGATTTGACCAAGTGACCGGAAATCTTCAAACCTCGTCAATGAATGGATCCATTGCATTTGG GTGCTCAGCCAAACAATCTGGAGAATTAGGTTCATCTTCTGAGGCCGTTGATGGAATAGTTGGTTTTGGACAAGCAAATACATCCATTCTTTCACAACTTGCTTCATCCAAAAAGGTGAGAAAGATCTTTTCGCATTGCTTAGATGGTAGCAAGGGAGGTGGAATCTTTGCTATTGGAGAAGTAGTTCAGCCAAATGTCAACAGAACACCACTTGTTCAAAATGA GCCACATTACAATGTGAATCTGAAATCAGTCGAGGTAGGTGGTCAATTCTTGAACCTCCCGACAGACTTGTTTGATACGGGATCAAGTAAGGGGACTATAATCGACAGTGGTACAACATTGGCTTATCTTCCATCTGAGGTTTATCAGCAGCTTTTGGACCGG ATGATGGCGCAACATCCAGATCTGCAAACTCATATAGTTGAGCAACAGTTCAAATGTTTTGTCTTCAGTGGGAA TGTGAATGATGGATTTCCAGTTGTAAACTTCCATTTTGAGAACTCTCTTGTTTTGCCAGTGCATCCCAGCAATTATCTCTTCAAAATTGGT GAGACCGAATATTGTATAGGTTGGCAAAATAGTGGGATGCAGACAAAGGACGGAAGGGAAATAACTTTGTTGGGAG ATATAGTATTATCTGACAAGCTCGTTTTGTACGATCTGGAAAATCAGACCATTGGATGGACACAATATAACT GTTCGTCAAGCATCAAAGTAAGAGATGAGGCTACCGGGAATGTTTATACTGTTGGGGCACATGATATCTCTTCTGCTTACAATGTGTCGGAGGCAAATTTTATAGCAATCCTTTTGTTTCTATCTGTGCTCTGTAAACTGATAGAGTGA
- the LOC121782378 gene encoding uncharacterized protein LOC121782378 has protein sequence MSTCVMTFPPNPASSSSSSSVISKHRLNKPQAASFRRLHLTDVSLRVANERTEASPDARSEADKIVDGMDFGELCDEFECISSPLVESTARQLVRDILELREGNRALGSYAVSVKYKDPVRSFSGRDKYKRQMWATEALQNPTVSVQQMVMLSTSLLNINWTLRGKPKSPIFAFGGDLILKVDSKFTMNQISGQVIEHEETWDPSQSPPITQAYFWASRRLFATVEAGKDVSDSIKDVSKRFAKENKNIEMYPDPTGDPTKFFQRDDSFQRDVIQVALFLAVLYLVVQFLKTTL, from the exons ATGAGTACTTGTGTCATGACCTTCCCTCCCAATCCcgcctcctcctcgtcctcctCTTCCGTCATCTCCAAGCATCGTCTCAACAAGCCTCAAGCTGCTTCGTTTCGACGCCTTCACCTCACCGATGTATCCCTCCGAG TTGCAAATGAGAGGACCGAAGCATCTCCTGATGCAAGATCAGAGGCTGACAAGATCGTAGATGGCATGGACTTTGGTGAGCTCTGCGATGAGTTCGAGTGCATAAGCAGCCCTCTAGTCGAATCCACAGCCAGACAGCTCGTACGCGACATTCTTGAGCTTCGAGAAGGCAATCGCGCACTTGGAAGTTATGCCGTCTCTGTCAAGTACAAG GATCCGGTTAGGAGCTTCAGTGGTAGAGACAAGTACAAGAGACAAATGTGGGCAACTGAAGCACTACAGAATCCCACTGTG AGTGTGCAGCAGATGGTAATGTTATCAACAAGTCTGCTGAACATCAACTGGACTCTGAGAGGGAAGCCCAAGTCTCCGATTTTCGCCTTTGGAGGAGACTTGATCCTCAAAGTGGACTCCAAGTTCACCATGAACCAGATCAGCGGGCAAGTAATCGAGCACGAAGAGACGTGGGACCCGTCCCAGTCGCCCCCCATCACCCAGGCCTATTTCTGGGCCTCACGGCGGCTCTTTGCCACAGTTGAAGCCGGAAAAGATGTTTCCGACTCCATAAAGGACGTGTCTAAGCGATTCGCGAAGGAGAATAAGAACATCGAAATGTATCCAGACCCTACTGGTGATCCAACCAAG TTTTTCCAACGCGACGACAGCTTCCAGAGAGACGTAATCCAAGTTGCTCTGTTTCTGGCAGTTCTCTACTTAGTTGTACAGTTCTTAAAGACAACATTGTAA
- the LOC121782377 gene encoding dirigent protein 24-like: MSNHFTLTSFLCFVLLATLVTSSRILDQVTPPFPLPSDPIPPPETVAPATTALPSGQIPATNVAPPEAAPIEEEPVAPAPSDIPEATPTAPLGGAASTDPNAAAGAAVVAPAGAFSFFMHDILGGSHPSGRAVAGIVANSDANNLPFSKPSNPIFPINGGVPLNTINGVINNNNYPFLVGLNGAPSSTLVQSNGNNAVASTGGSGQQAFVTAGQLPQGLTLNQLTFGSVTVVDNEITEGHELGSGVLGRVQGIYITSSSDGNSHTVALTAAFHGHEHEAVDDTISFFGVHRTATPLSHIAVVGGTGKFENAKGYATIETMPHVDQHTTDGIETVTHFTVYITP; this comes from the coding sequence ATGTCTAACCATTTTACTCTCACATCCTTCCTTTGCTTTGTCCTACTTGCCACCCTGGTTACCTCATCAAGAATCCTTGACCAAGTAACCCCACCATTCCCACTCCCATCCGACCCGATACCGCCGCCAGAGACGGTGGCTCCGGCCACAACCGCCCTCCCGAGCGGCCAAATCCCGGCCACCAATGTAGCACCACCCGAGGCTGCCCCGATTGAAGAAGAACCCGTCGCCCCCGCCCCATCCGACATCCCTGAGGCCACCCCAACCGCCCCACTGGGTGGAGCGGCTAGCACTGATCCCAATGCTGCCGCGGGGGCTGCAGTTGTGGCCCCCGCGGGCGCATTCTCCTTTTTCATGCACGACATCCTAGGCGGGTCCCACCCGTCCGGGAGGGCCGTGGCCGGCATTGTCGCCAATTCGGACGCCAACAACCTCCCGTTCTCGAAGCCGAGCAACCCGATCTTCCCGATCAACGGTGGGGTCCCGTTGAACACCATCAACGGCGTGATCAACAACAACAACTACCCGTTCCTGGTCGGCCTCAACGGCGCCCCCTCGAGCACCCTCGTCCAGAGCAACGGCAACAACGCCGTGGCCAGCACCGGCGGCAGCGGCCAGCAAGCCTTTGTGACGGCCGGGCAGCTGCCGCAGGGGCTGACCCTGAACCAGCTGACGTTCGGGTCGGTGACGGTCGTCGACAACGAGATCACCGAGGGGCACGAGCTCGGGTCCGGGGTGCTCGGGCGGGTGCAGGGGATATACATCACGAGCTCCTCCGACGGCAACAGCCACACGGTGGCGCTCACGGCCGCGTTCCACGGCCACGAGCACGAGGCCGTCGACGACACCATCAGCTTCTTCGGAGTTCATCGGACGGCGACGCCGCTGTCCCATATCGCCGTAGTCGGTGGGACCGGCAAATTCGAGAATGCAAAAGGGTATGCGACCATTGAAACGATGCCACATGTTGATCAACACACCACTGATGGGATTGAAACCGTTACACATTTCACGGTTTACATTACTCCATAG